The candidate division KSB1 bacterium genome includes a region encoding these proteins:
- a CDS encoding TIGR03960 family B12-binding radical SAM protein yields MNELETILNQEIFPLVNKPGRYTGNEINVIKKDWSKDRLKFALVFPDLYEIGMSHIGFEILYHILNREADIVAERVYAPATDLEQRLREKKLPLFSLESKSPLTAFDILGFTLQYELQYTNVLNILDLAGIPIFSDQREDQQPLVIAGGPCAFNPEPLASFIDAFVIGDGEEIALEISRLVLTAKRQGLSRKDMLVKLAQIPGVYVPIYYQASTKNSAEGAKLTPTCDGIPETVVARTVDRLKPEDYPQKPLVPLIEVTHDRYSVEIMRGCTQGCRFCNAGIIYRPVRERSVDELVEHVTAVIRNTGYDEISLASLSSSDYSQLGVLMTRLNRVLEPLMVNVSFPSLRTESFTVEMAMHAKRVKKSGLTLAPEAGTERLRNVINKTNRNEDLLRAIEIAFSQGWEKVKLYFMIGQPTETLADLDGIIALVQEVIKVANKYKGKAIHLSISPFCPKPHTPFQWARQDSIDQMREKIFYLKDRLSNGKVKFNWREPEAAYLEGIFARGDRRVGDVIYRAWQMGAKFDAWSDQFRFDIWQQAFAQLHIDPESYLRERRLDEPLPWDHISKGVTKKFLEREYQWAMQGKATEDCRTSFCHACGMMLQPNCQDILYQNRQAKSSAQAVAERDSGAVAEYGRSMKRLKPISEPAIREVRIKYEKGIPVRFVSHLDLIRLFERAFRRAGIRLVYSQGYHPHPRIAYGPPLAMGYTSSAEYMDVEYYRDRELDLKTSLNRVLPEGLRILQIRSLYGKHQSLTSIINRAEYEVELNRAFDQSYLNHSIAEFLNRKQIVVQRHRNDETQPIDIRPFIASIAAPSDNRLRLSLIFVNGKTARVSEILSELLSLTEEEIALSRVHRSELYVQFGDVKATPLDV; encoded by the coding sequence ATGAACGAATTAGAAACGATTTTAAATCAAGAGATATTTCCTTTAGTAAACAAGCCCGGGCGTTATACCGGGAATGAGATAAATGTTATAAAAAAGGATTGGTCAAAAGATCGATTAAAGTTCGCGTTGGTTTTCCCCGACCTTTATGAGATTGGGATGTCACATATCGGCTTTGAGATTTTATATCATATACTGAATCGCGAGGCCGATATTGTTGCCGAACGAGTCTATGCACCGGCAACCGATCTGGAACAAAGATTGCGCGAGAAAAAGTTGCCGCTCTTCTCTTTGGAGAGCAAAAGCCCCCTAACAGCGTTTGATATTTTGGGTTTCACTTTGCAATATGAACTTCAGTATACCAATGTGCTGAATATTTTAGATCTGGCTGGCATTCCCATTTTCTCTGATCAGCGGGAAGACCAACAACCCCTCGTCATTGCTGGAGGTCCATGCGCTTTTAATCCAGAGCCTTTAGCGTCGTTTATTGATGCTTTTGTCATTGGAGACGGTGAAGAGATTGCCCTCGAAATTTCCCGATTGGTTCTAACGGCGAAGCGCCAGGGACTTTCAAGAAAGGATATGTTGGTCAAGCTCGCTCAGATCCCGGGCGTTTATGTTCCCATCTATTATCAGGCGTCAACAAAAAACAGTGCCGAAGGGGCAAAGCTCACGCCCACTTGTGACGGGATTCCAGAGACGGTCGTTGCCAGAACGGTCGATCGCCTTAAGCCTGAGGATTATCCTCAGAAGCCGCTGGTTCCATTGATTGAAGTGACCCACGATCGCTATTCCGTGGAGATCATGCGGGGGTGTACGCAGGGGTGCCGTTTTTGCAATGCCGGGATCATTTATCGGCCGGTGAGAGAACGATCGGTCGATGAACTGGTAGAGCATGTGACTGCTGTGATCCGAAATACTGGGTACGATGAAATTTCCCTGGCATCGCTTTCCAGTTCAGATTACAGTCAATTAGGCGTATTAATGACGCGGCTGAATCGAGTACTGGAGCCGCTCATGGTCAATGTGTCGTTTCCATCATTGCGAACCGAGAGCTTTACGGTGGAGATGGCGATGCATGCCAAAAGAGTAAAGAAATCGGGCTTAACTTTAGCTCCAGAAGCGGGGACTGAGCGCCTAAGAAACGTCATTAATAAGACCAATCGTAATGAGGACCTGCTCCGGGCGATTGAGATCGCTTTCAGCCAGGGCTGGGAGAAGGTGAAACTCTATTTTATGATTGGGCAGCCCACAGAAACGTTGGCTGATCTTGATGGGATTATCGCTCTCGTCCAGGAAGTGATAAAGGTGGCCAACAAATATAAAGGCAAAGCGATCCATCTGTCGATCTCGCCGTTTTGTCCCAAGCCTCATACCCCATTTCAATGGGCGAGACAGGATTCGATTGACCAAATGCGCGAAAAGATCTTTTATTTGAAGGATCGTTTGTCTAATGGGAAGGTGAAATTCAATTGGCGAGAACCAGAGGCCGCATATCTGGAGGGGATTTTCGCCCGAGGGGATCGTCGGGTGGGAGATGTGATCTATCGCGCCTGGCAGATGGGGGCGAAATTCGACGCTTGGAGTGATCAATTCAGATTTGATATCTGGCAACAAGCATTTGCTCAGCTTCACATCGATCCTGAATCCTACCTGCGGGAACGACGATTGGATGAACCATTGCCCTGGGACCATATCAGCAAAGGGGTGACCAAAAAATTTTTGGAGCGAGAATATCAGTGGGCAATGCAAGGAAAGGCCACTGAGGATTGTCGGACTAGTTTTTGCCATGCGTGCGGGATGATGCTTCAGCCGAACTGTCAAGATATTCTTTATCAAAATCGCCAGGCCAAATCATCCGCACAAGCTGTTGCAGAACGGGATTCCGGCGCAGTTGCAGAGTATGGTCGCTCGATGAAGCGGCTGAAGCCAATTAGCGAACCAGCTATCCGCGAAGTCCGAATCAAATACGAAAAAGGCATACCGGTACGATTTGTGTCCCATTTGGATTTAATTCGACTATTTGAACGAGCGTTTCGGCGTGCCGGTATTCGTTTAGTTTATTCTCAGGGTTATCATCCGCATCCGCGCATTGCTTACGGCCCGCCCTTAGCAATGGGATATACCAGTTCGGCTGAGTATATGGATGTGGAGTATTATCGGGACCGGGAACTGGATCTGAAAACCAGTCTCAATCGTGTCTTGCCCGAGGGCCTAAGAATTCTCCAAATCCGAAGCCTCTATGGCAAACATCAATCTCTGACCTCAATCATCAATCGAGCAGAATACGAAGTTGAATTGAATCGCGCTTTTGACCAATCCTATCTTAATCACAGCATCGCTGAGTTTTTGAACCGAAAGCAGATCGTTGTCCAGCGGCATCGGAACGATGAGACGCAACCAATTGATATTCGTCCGTTCATCGCATCCATTGCCGCCCCAAGTGACAATCGATTGCGGCTGTCGCTGATTTTTGTCAACGGCAAAACAGCTCGGGTATCAGAAATTCTCAGCGAACTTTTGTCGCTAACCGAAGAGGAGATCGCATTAAGTCGTGTCCATCGCTCTGAACTCTACGTTCAATTCGGCGATGTGAAAGCGACTCCTCTGGACGTGTAA
- a CDS encoding 2-oxoacid:acceptor oxidoreductase family protein yields MKAQLLAKPKSFYDIFERKGKTQPQTTHYCPGCGHGNIHKILAETLDEFGVADRTILVSPVGCSVFAYYYFDVGNIQAAHGRAPAVATGLKRANPESIVISYQGDGDLAAIGGAEIINAANRGENITVIFVNNAIYGMTGGQMAPTTLVGQRTTTSPYGRKPSNEGYPIRMCEIISTLESPVYVERTALVDFKTISRTRRAIRKAIKNQIDNKGFSFIEVLSPCPTGWKLTPVEAQRWIRDNMMSYFPVQVFKDTSEKAEPRVYEQKQYTDREVLEILGLLELEEEKEHDADFVRKFPEQILKIAGFGGQGVLTAGVILAAAAMEQDLQVSWIPSYGPEMRGGTANCSVILSNKRIGSPLATNPNVLIAMNGPSLDAFEDTVVPGGLIIVNSSIVERKVKRSDVRVMYIPLTEMASKLGLTAAANMVCIGAYLEYTKIMDYRLAFDAIRKSIKKKKYVDINLKAVEEGVRFVKENYA; encoded by the coding sequence ATGAAGGCCCAATTATTAGCCAAACCGAAATCCTTTTATGATATATTTGAACGAAAAGGCAAGACACAACCTCAAACCACCCATTATTGTCCTGGATGCGGTCATGGCAACATCCATAAGATACTGGCTGAAACCCTGGATGAATTTGGCGTTGCCGATCGGACGATTTTGGTGTCGCCGGTAGGTTGCTCGGTTTTTGCTTATTATTATTTTGATGTAGGCAATATTCAGGCGGCTCATGGTCGCGCCCCGGCGGTCGCGACTGGTTTGAAGCGCGCAAATCCGGAGAGCATCGTTATTTCTTATCAGGGCGATGGAGATTTGGCGGCCATCGGTGGGGCTGAGATCATCAATGCTGCCAATCGTGGTGAGAATATCACCGTGATTTTTGTTAATAACGCTATTTATGGGATGACTGGGGGACAAATGGCTCCGACGACCTTGGTAGGGCAGCGGACTACTACCAGTCCTTACGGTCGAAAACCGAGCAACGAGGGCTATCCGATTCGAATGTGCGAAATTATCAGCACATTGGAGTCACCCGTTTATGTGGAGCGTACTGCGCTGGTGGATTTCAAAACAATTAGCCGCACCCGAAGGGCGATTCGAAAGGCGATCAAAAATCAGATTGATAACAAAGGCTTTTCTTTCATCGAGGTATTATCTCCTTGCCCCACTGGCTGGAAACTGACCCCAGTAGAGGCGCAGCGCTGGATCAGAGACAATATGATGTCCTATTTTCCGGTCCAGGTCTTTAAAGACACCTCAGAAAAAGCGGAGCCAAGGGTATATGAGCAGAAACAATATACTGATCGGGAAGTCCTCGAGATTCTGGGATTGTTAGAGCTCGAAGAAGAAAAAGAACACGATGCAGATTTTGTCCGAAAATTTCCAGAACAAATTCTAAAAATTGCTGGTTTCGGTGGTCAGGGGGTATTGACAGCAGGCGTGATCTTAGCTGCCGCGGCCATGGAACAGGACCTTCAAGTGAGTTGGATTCCCTCCTACGGTCCAGAGATGCGCGGAGGGACGGCCAATTGCAGCGTGATCTTGTCGAACAAGCGAATTGGTTCACCGCTCGCCACCAATCCCAATGTGTTGATCGCCATGAACGGCCCATCGCTTGATGCGTTCGAGGATACGGTGGTTCCAGGTGGATTGATTATCGTCAATTCCTCGATCGTTGAACGAAAAGTGAAGCGCAGCGACGTTCGTGTTATGTATATCCCATTGACAGAAATGGCCTCGAAATTGGGACTGACCGCCGCTGCGAATATGGTTTGCATTGGAGCGTATCTCGAGTATACCAAAATTATGGATTATCGACTTGCGTTTGATGCCATTCGCAAATCGATCAAGAAAAAGAAATATGTGGACATCAACCTTAAGGCTGTGGAAGAAGGAGTTCGGTTCGTCAAAGAAAATTATGCATAA
- a CDS encoding 3-methyl-2-oxobutanoate dehydrogenase subunit VorB, which produces MRKELIKGNEAVVKGALLAGCSLYFGYPITPASEIAEAAAYYFPLMGGTFVQAESEIASINMVYGAAAAGKRVMTASSGPGLSLKQEGISYCAGAELPCVIIDVMRAGPGLGNIWPEQGDYNQIVKGGGHGNYRNIVLAPNSAQEMCDLTMLAFELADKYRNPCVVLTDAYIGQMMEPVEFPTTRKKVPHKDWALYGNRASKNNLITSILMNTQLLEEHNKKLQQKYAEMERNEVRYETLYADDAELVVAGYGIVSRLLLNVTEILRAEGKKVGLFRPITLFPFPSRHVAELSERVKQFLVVELSNGQMLDDVRLAVNGRRPVHFYSRMGGAIPTVEELVAQARKYIK; this is translated from the coding sequence ATGCGGAAAGAATTGATTAAAGGCAACGAGGCGGTGGTGAAAGGGGCGCTATTGGCGGGATGCAGTCTCTACTTTGGGTATCCAATTACGCCAGCCAGCGAAATTGCCGAAGCTGCGGCTTATTATTTTCCATTGATGGGGGGAACATTCGTCCAGGCGGAAAGCGAGATTGCTTCGATCAATATGGTTTATGGGGCTGCGGCTGCCGGGAAGCGGGTGATGACCGCCTCTTCTGGACCCGGGTTAAGTTTGAAGCAAGAGGGGATCTCGTATTGTGCAGGTGCGGAATTGCCTTGCGTAATCATCGATGTAATGCGGGCTGGCCCAGGGTTAGGAAATATTTGGCCTGAGCAGGGCGATTATAATCAAATTGTCAAAGGGGGTGGGCATGGTAATTATCGAAACATTGTATTGGCTCCGAACTCTGCGCAAGAAATGTGCGATCTGACGATGTTGGCCTTCGAACTAGCGGACAAATATCGAAATCCTTGTGTGGTTCTGACCGATGCATATATCGGGCAGATGATGGAACCAGTCGAATTTCCAACCACTCGGAAAAAAGTCCCTCACAAGGACTGGGCGCTCTACGGCAATCGGGCGAGTAAAAATAATTTGATCACTTCGATATTGATGAATACCCAGCTTCTTGAAGAGCACAACAAAAAGCTGCAACAAAAATATGCCGAAATGGAGCGTAACGAAGTCCGCTATGAAACACTTTACGCCGATGATGCTGAACTCGTCGTGGCGGGATACGGAATTGTCTCGCGCCTGCTATTGAATGTCACTGAGATCCTTCGTGCCGAGGGAAAAAAAGTTGGTTTATTTAGACCGATTACGCTTTTCCCATTCCCCAGCCGACATGTGGCCGAGCTAAGCGAGCGCGTGAAACAATTTTTGGTTGTTGAGCTGAGCAATGGACAGATGTTGGACGATGTTCGGCTGGCAGTCAATGGTCGACGGCCCGTGCATTTTTATTCCCGGATGGGCGGAGCTATTCCAACCGTTGAAGAGCTGGTGGCTCAGGCTCGAAAGTATATTAAATGA
- a CDS encoding 4Fe-4S dicluster domain-containing protein yields the protein MVDEIIEVEGAVPRLEVVSHLCKGCGLCIEHCPQHVIQFTDKFNEMGYKYAAYVGEGCTGCGVCFYCCPEPGAIIVYKKVKEGKGE from the coding sequence ATGGTTGATGAGATTATTGAGGTCGAAGGAGCGGTGCCTCGGCTTGAGGTGGTAAGTCATCTATGCAAAGGCTGCGGTTTGTGTATTGAGCATTGTCCCCAACATGTGATTCAATTCACTGATAAGTTCAACGAAATGGGGTATAAGTATGCTGCCTATGTTGGTGAGGGATGTACTGGATGTGGCGTTTGCTTCTATTGTTGTCCTGAGCCTGGTGCGATAATCGTATATAAGAAGGTCAAGGAAGGTAAAGGAGAATGA